One region of Roseovarius faecimaris genomic DNA includes:
- a CDS encoding NAD(P)H-hydrate dehydratase has product MTELLTAAQMRAIEQAAIESGEVTGLELMERAGRGVVEAVFEEWPELAETSHRAVVLCGPGNNGGDGFVVARLLKEWGWDVEVFLYGDPARLPSDARVNYERWAALGEVLPLSAAPSAMTETDLLVDALFGTGLGRGLSDEFQDVWDSHLDCIADGVAIVAVDIASGVCADSGKEIGIYAFVAELEVSFHRLKQGHVLGDRMGRAIVKDIGINTWQHHGSQTCEPVTLVCIEESSLFKTPFDHKYDHGHALILSGGAGKTGAARLAARASLRIGAGLVTLGVPGAAQMEVAGQITALMLRRVEDGDGLASVLEDERLNAVCLGPGLGAERARELVPMAVRAEHTPYIVLDADALTAFAEEPEALFGMLHEGCVLTPHGGEFARLFPDIAEKLKAVPTKGPAYSKVDATREAAARAGCVVLFKGPDTVIADPDGRCIINSAQYERAAPWLATAGSGDVLAGFITGLLARGVAPMQAAETAAWLHVECARSFGPGLIAEDLPEELPKVFRDLGL; this is encoded by the coding sequence ATGACCGAATTGCTGACCGCTGCCCAAATGCGCGCCATTGAACAGGCCGCTATCGAGTCGGGCGAGGTCACCGGGCTGGAACTGATGGAGCGCGCCGGGCGCGGTGTGGTCGAGGCGGTTTTCGAGGAATGGCCGGAGTTGGCCGAGACGTCCCATCGGGCGGTGGTGCTGTGCGGGCCGGGCAATAATGGCGGCGACGGGTTTGTCGTTGCGCGTCTGCTGAAGGAATGGGGCTGGGACGTGGAGGTGTTTCTCTATGGCGATCCAGCGAGACTACCATCCGATGCGCGGGTGAATTATGAGCGATGGGCAGCGTTGGGGGAGGTACTGCCTCTCTCCGCCGCTCCGTCTGCGATGACTGAAACAGATTTGCTTGTTGATGCATTGTTTGGAACCGGCTTGGGGCGCGGTTTGTCCGATGAGTTTCAGGATGTTTGGGATAGTCATCTTGACTGCATCGCGGATGGCGTTGCGATTGTGGCAGTCGATATCGCTTCAGGTGTCTGCGCCGATAGTGGCAAAGAAATCGGGATTTACGCGTTCGTTGCCGAGCTCGAGGTGAGTTTTCATCGGCTGAAGCAGGGGCATGTTCTCGGCGACAGGATGGGCCGGGCTATCGTGAAGGATATTGGGATCAACACATGGCAACACCACGGATCCCAAACATGCGAGCCGGTCACTCTTGTCTGCATCGAAGAAAGTAGTCTCTTCAAGACGCCGTTTGATCACAAGTATGATCACGGCCATGCCCTGATCCTCTCCGGCGGCGCGGGCAAGACCGGCGCGGCGCGGTTGGCGGCACGGGCAAGCTTGCGGATCGGGGCAGGGCTGGTGACGCTGGGGGTGCCGGGAGCGGCGCAGATGGAGGTGGCGGGCCAGATCACCGCGCTGATGCTGCGACGGGTGGAGGATGGTGACGGGTTGGCCTCGGTGCTGGAGGACGAGCGGCTCAATGCGGTCTGTCTTGGGCCGGGGCTGGGTGCGGAGCGGGCGCGGGAGCTGGTGCCGATGGCGGTGCGTGCAGAGCACACACCCTACATCGTTCTGGATGCGGATGCGCTGACGGCCTTTGCGGAAGAGCCCGAAGCACTGTTCGGGATGCTGCATGAGGGCTGTGTGTTGACGCCGCATGGTGGAGAGTTCGCGCGGCTCTTTCCGGATATTGCGGAGAAGCTGAAAGCTGTGCCCACCAAGGGCCCGGCCTATTCCAAGGTAGACGCCACGCGCGAGGCGGCGGCGCGGGCCGGGTGTGTGGTGCTGTTCAAGGGGCCCGATACGGTGATTGCGGACCCGGATGGGCGGTGCATTATCAACTCGGCGCAGTATGAGCGGGCGGCGCCCTGGCTGGCCACAGCCGGGTCGGGAGATGTGCTGGCAGGGTTTATCACCGGGCTTCTGGCGCGAGGGGTTGCCCCGATGCAGGCCGCGGAGACCGCCGCGTGGTTGCATGTGGAATGCGCCCGCAGTTTCGGGCCTGGGCTGATTGCGGAGGATTTGCCGGAGGAGCTGCCGAAGGTGTTTCGCGACCTGGGG
- a CDS encoding P-II family nitrogen regulator — translation MKKIEAIIKPFKLDEVKEALQDVGVQGLSVIEVKGFGRQKGHTELYRGAEYVVDFLPKVKIDVVLDDDQVDAAIQAITDAAKTDKIGDGKIFVSPVDQAIRIRTGETGSDAL, via the coding sequence ATGAAAAAGATCGAAGCGATCATCAAGCCGTTCAAGCTGGATGAAGTGAAAGAAGCGCTGCAGGATGTCGGCGTGCAGGGTCTCTCTGTGATCGAGGTGAAGGGCTTTGGCCGTCAGAAAGGCCATACCGAGCTGTACCGTGGCGCGGAATATGTCGTCGACTTTCTGCCCAAGGTGAAGATCGATGTGGTGCTCGACGACGATCAGGTCGACGCCGCAATCCAGGCCATCACCGACGCCGCCAAAACCGACAAGATCGGCGACGGCAAAATCTTTGTCAGCCCTGTTGACCAAGCCATTCGCATCCGCACCGGCGAAACCGGTTCGGACGCGCTGTAA
- the glnA gene encoding type I glutamate--ammonia ligase — translation MSTKDLLKTIKDEDVEYVDIRFTDPRGKLQHVTVMADQVDEDFLEEGFMFDGSSIAGWKSIEASDMKLMPDTNSAYLDPFYAEKTICVHCSVVEPDTGEPYNRDPRGTAEKAEAYLKASGIGDVAYMGPEAEFFLFDDVRFSNTINKVSYEVDAMDASWNTDTEYEMGNTGHRPGIKGGYFPVNPIDDAQDIRSEMLSTMKRLGMKVDKHHHEVASCQHELGLIFDTLTKQADELQKYKYVIHNVAQAYGKSATFMPKPIYGDNGTGMHVNMSIWKDGKPLFAGDKYADLSQEALYYIGGVLKHAKTLNAFTNPSTNSYKRLIPGFEAPVLRAYSARNRSGCVRIPWTESPKAKRVEARFPDPSANPYLCFAALLMAGLDGIKNKIDPGEAMDKNLYDLPAEELEGIPTVCGSLREALEALAADHDFLLAGDVFTKDQIDGYIELKMEELERYEHTPHPVEFGMYYSC, via the coding sequence ATGAGCACCAAAGATCTGCTCAAGACCATCAAGGACGAGGACGTCGAGTATGTCGACATCCGCTTCACCGATCCGCGTGGCAAACTGCAACATGTGACCGTCATGGCCGATCAGGTCGACGAGGATTTCCTCGAAGAGGGCTTCATGTTCGACGGCTCGTCGATCGCCGGCTGGAAGTCGATCGAAGCCTCCGACATGAAGCTGATGCCCGACACCAACAGCGCCTATCTTGACCCGTTCTATGCCGAGAAAACCATCTGCGTGCATTGCTCCGTGGTCGAACCCGACACCGGCGAACCCTATAACCGCGACCCGCGCGGCACCGCTGAGAAGGCCGAAGCCTATCTGAAAGCCTCCGGCATCGGCGATGTGGCCTATATGGGCCCCGAAGCCGAATTCTTCCTGTTCGACGATGTGCGTTTTTCCAATACGATCAACAAGGTATCGTATGAAGTTGATGCGATGGACGCATCCTGGAACACCGACACCGAATACGAGATGGGCAATACCGGCCATCGCCCCGGCATCAAGGGCGGCTATTTCCCGGTCAACCCGATCGACGACGCCCAGGACATCCGCTCGGAAATGCTGAGCACGATGAAGCGTCTCGGTATGAAGGTCGACAAGCACCACCACGAAGTGGCGTCCTGCCAGCACGAGCTGGGCCTGATCTTCGACACGCTGACCAAGCAGGCCGATGAGCTGCAGAAATACAAATACGTCATTCACAACGTGGCGCAGGCCTATGGCAAGTCGGCCACCTTCATGCCCAAGCCGATCTATGGCGACAACGGCACCGGCATGCACGTGAACATGTCGATCTGGAAAGACGGCAAGCCCCTGTTCGCAGGTGACAAATACGCCGATCTCAGCCAGGAAGCGCTGTATTACATCGGCGGCGTGCTGAAACATGCCAAGACGCTCAATGCCTTCACCAACCCCTCGACCAACAGCTACAAGCGGCTGATCCCCGGCTTCGAGGCCCCCGTGCTGCGCGCCTATTCGGCCCGTAACCGCTCGGGTTGTGTGCGGATCCCGTGGACCGAAAGCCCCAAAGCCAAGCGCGTCGAGGCCCGTTTCCCCGACCCGTCCGCCAACCCCTACCTGTGCTTTGCCGCCCTGCTGATGGCCGGTCTGGACGGGATCAAGAACAAGATCGATCCGGGCGAGGCGATGGACAAGAACCTCTACGATCTGCCCGCGGAAGAGCTCGAAGGTATCCCGACCGTCTGCGGCAGCTTGCGCGAGGCCCTGGAGGCGCTGGCCGCCGATCACGACTTCCTGCTTGCAGGCGACGTGTTCACCAAAGATCAGATCGACGGCTATATCGAGCTGAAAATGGAAGAGCTGGAGCGCTACGAGCACACGCCGCACCCGGTTGAGTTCGGCATGTACTACAGCTGCTAA